From a region of the Dunckerocampus dactyliophorus isolate RoL2022-P2 chromosome 20, RoL_Ddac_1.1, whole genome shotgun sequence genome:
- the pdcd6ip gene encoding programmed cell death 6-interacting protein isoform X2 yields MATFISVPLKKSSEVDLVKPLSKYVTSTYPAGDEQAEYIRAVEELNKLRRNALGRPLDKHESSLEILLRYYDQLCAVEPKFPFSENQLCLTFTWKDAFDKGSLFGGSVKLALASLGYEKTCVLFNAAALASQIASEQNLDNDEGLKNAAKYYQLASGAFGHIKDTVLSALNREPTMDIAPETVGTLSIIMLAQAQEVFFLKATTDRMKDAVIAKLSNQAAEFYGDAFKQCQYKDNLPKEVLPVLAAKHCIMQANAELHQSIIAKQKKRFGEEIARLEHAAELVKTVATRYDEYVSVKDLTDKINRALTAAKKDNDFIYHDRVPEVKDLEHIGKAALVKATAITPPLSQKFADVFEKMVPMAVQQSIGVYGQRKADTVNRLVGTMREATNLCNGVLASLNLPAALEDLSGDAVPQSIAEKSRSIVQQGGLQSIEQLIKDLPELLTRNREILDEALKMLDDEETTDNELRAKFNQRWNRTPSGDLYKPLRAEGTNFRSVLDKAMQADQVVKDRYNTHCEMIALLCKPESELHAALPSANPTKTLQGSEVVNVLRSQLTQLDDVKKEREALEAEIKGVVFDMSTTFLTALAKDGAINEEQLSVSQLDQLYGEHNQRVQASLRKQEELLGQIQTSHQEFSSLKQSNTEANQREEVLKKLASAHDSYVEISSNLREGTKFYNDLTEILLKFQNKCCDIVFARKTERDELLKELQQSIAREPSAPSFNVPAYQSSPAIPPGGPTPAPRTVFTQQTPQQTPQQTQAKSQPPARPPPPSFTPQPASPIPPAGTPTSNPPAVAPPSQAQGPPYPTYQGYPQYFQMPMGYNPYAYGQYNVPYMPYQATPGQAGYPGGPPPAQGYPGYPPQPSQQQQQPYFPQQ; encoded by the exons ATGGCGACGTTCATTTCTGTCCCGCTGAAGAAGTCCTCCGAAGTGGACCTGGTGAAGCCGCTGTCCAAATACGTCACGTCCACCTACCCCGCGGGCGACGAGCAGGCGGAGTACATCCGCGCCGTGGAGGAGTTGAACAAGCTCCGCAGGAACGCGCTGGGGAGGCCGCTGGACAAACATGAAAGCTCCCTGGAGATCCTGCTCAG ATATTACGACCAGCTGTGCGCCGTGGAGCCCAAGTTTCCCTTCAGTGAAAACCAG cTGTGCTTAACCTTCACATGGAAGGATGCCTTCGATAAAGGCTCGCTCTTTGGTGGCTCTGTCAAGCTGG CGTTGGCCAGTCTGGGCTATGAGAAGACGTGTGTGCTGTTCAATGCGGCGGCACTGGCCAGTCAGATTGCCTCCGAGCAGAACCTGGACAACGACGAGGGGCTGAAAAACGCCGCCAAATACTATCAG CTGGCCAGCGGCGCCTTTGGGCACATCAAGGACACGGTGCTGTCAGCACTCAACAGGGAGCCCACCATGGACATCGCCCCTGAAACAGTGGGCACCCTCAGCATCATCATGCTGGCCCAGGCCCAGGAGGTCTTCTTCCTCAAAGCCACTACAG ACAGGATGAAGGACGCCGTCATTGCCAAGCTGTCCAATCAGGCCGCAGAGTTCTACGGCGACGCCTTCAAGCAGTGTCAGTACAAAGACAACCTGCCCAAG gaAGTGTTGCCGGTCCTGGCGGCCAAGCACTGCATCATGCAGGCCAACGCCGAGCTGCACCAGAGCATCATTGCCAAGCAGAAGAAGCGCTTCGGGGAGGAGATCGCCCGCCTAGAG CATGCAGCAGAGCTGGTGAAGACGGTGGCGACGCGCTACGACGAGTACGTGAGCGTCAAAGACCTGACGGACAAAATCAACCGAGCCCTCACTGCCGCCAAGAAGGACAACGACTTCATCTACCACGACCGCGTGCCCGAGGTCAAAGACCTGGAGCACATCGGGAAGGCAGCGTTGGTCAAGGCCACTGCCATCACACCGCCGCTCAGCCAGAAATTCGCAG ATGTGTTTGAGAAGATGGTTCCCATGGCGGTGCAGCAGTCCATTGGTGTGTACGGCCAGCGGAAGGCAGACACGGTCAACAGACTGGTGGGCACCATGAGGGAAGCCACCAATCTCTGCAACGG CGTGTTGGCGTCCCTCAACCTGCCGGCAGCTCTGGAGGATCTATCAGGAGACGCCGTCCCGCAGTCCATCGCTGAGAAATCCAGATCCATCGTGCAGCAGGGGGGGCTGCAGAGCATCGAGCAGCTGATCAAAGATTTGCCTGAGCTGTTGACCCGCAACAGAGAGATTCTGGATGAG GCGCTGAAGATGCTGGATGATGAAGAGACAACAGACAACGAGCTGAGAGCCAAATTCAACCAGCGCTGGAACAGGACCCCCTCTGGAGACCTCTACAAGCCTCTCCGTGCAG AGGGCACCAACTTCCGCAGCGTCCTGGACAAGGCAATGCAGGCGGACCAGGTGGTGAAAGACCGCTACAACACCCACTGTGAAATGATCGCTCTGCTGTGCAAACCCGAGAGTGAGCTCCACGCCGCCCTGCCATCCGCCAACCCCACCAAGACACTGCAGGGCAGCGAG GTCGTGAACGTGCTGCGCTCTCAGCTGACCCAGCTGGACGACGTGAAGAAGGAGCGCGAGGCTCTGGAGGCAGAGATCAAGGGGGTGGTGTTTGACATGTCCACCACCTTCCTGACGGCGCTCGCCAAGGACGGTGCCATCAATGAGGAGCAGCTGTCGGTATCGCAGCTCGATCAGCTCTATGGCGAACACAACCAGAGAGTGCAGGCTAGCCTCCGCAAGCAGGAGGAGCTGCTGGGGCAGATTCAG ACATCCCATCAGGAATTCAGCAGCCTGAAGCAGTCCAACACGGAGGCCAACCAGAGGGAGGAGGTCCTAAAGAAGCTGGCCTCGGCCCACGACAGCTATGTGGAGATCAGCAGCAATCTGCGCGAGGGCACCAAG TTCTACAACGACCTGACTGAGATCCTGCTCAAGTTCCAGAACAAATGCTGCGACATTGTTTTTGCTCGCAAGACCGAGCGGGATGAACTTCTCAA GGAGCTACAGCAGAGTATCGCCCGGGAGCCCAGCGCCCCCTCTTTTAACGTCCCCGCCTATCAGAGTTCCCCCGCCATACCCCCAGGCGGCCCCACTCCGGCACCCAGGACCGTATTT ACCCAGCAGACGCCCCAGCAGACGCCCCAGCAGACCCAGGCAAAGTCTCAACCCCCGGCCAGGCCCCCTCCACCCAGCTTCACGCCACAGCCCGCCTCCCCCATCCCACCTGCGGGCACGCCCACCAGCAACCCGCCGGCGGTGGCCCCGCCCTCCCAAGCCCAGGGACCCCCTTACCCAACCTACCAGGGGTACCCACA GTACTTCCAGATGCCGATGGGCTACAACCCGTATGCCTACGGCCAGTACAATGTGCCCTACATGCCCTACCAGGCTACTCCAGGCCAGGCGGGCTATCCGGGCGGCCCCCCACCCGCACAGGGCTACCCCGGCTACCCCCCGCAACcctcccagcagcagcagcagccctaCTTCCCTCAGCAATAA
- the pdcd6ip gene encoding programmed cell death 6-interacting protein isoform X1 produces the protein MATFISVPLKKSSEVDLVKPLSKYVTSTYPAGDEQAEYIRAVEELNKLRRNALGRPLDKHESSLEILLRYYDQLCAVEPKFPFSENQLCLTFTWKDAFDKGSLFGGSVKLALASLGYEKTCVLFNAAALASQIASEQNLDNDEGLKNAAKYYQLASGAFGHIKDTVLSALNREPTMDIAPETVGTLSIIMLAQAQEVFFLKATTDRMKDAVIAKLSNQAAEFYGDAFKQCQYKDNLPKYFYFQEVLPVLAAKHCIMQANAELHQSIIAKQKKRFGEEIARLEHAAELVKTVATRYDEYVSVKDLTDKINRALTAAKKDNDFIYHDRVPEVKDLEHIGKAALVKATAITPPLSQKFADVFEKMVPMAVQQSIGVYGQRKADTVNRLVGTMREATNLCNGVLASLNLPAALEDLSGDAVPQSIAEKSRSIVQQGGLQSIEQLIKDLPELLTRNREILDEALKMLDDEETTDNELRAKFNQRWNRTPSGDLYKPLRAEGTNFRSVLDKAMQADQVVKDRYNTHCEMIALLCKPESELHAALPSANPTKTLQGSEVVNVLRSQLTQLDDVKKEREALEAEIKGVVFDMSTTFLTALAKDGAINEEQLSVSQLDQLYGEHNQRVQASLRKQEELLGQIQTSHQEFSSLKQSNTEANQREEVLKKLASAHDSYVEISSNLREGTKFYNDLTEILLKFQNKCCDIVFARKTERDELLKELQQSIAREPSAPSFNVPAYQSSPAIPPGGPTPAPRTVFTQQTPQQTPQQTQAKSQPPARPPPPSFTPQPASPIPPAGTPTSNPPAVAPPSQAQGPPYPTYQGYPQYFQMPMGYNPYAYGQYNVPYMPYQATPGQAGYPGGPPPAQGYPGYPPQPSQQQQQPYFPQQ, from the exons ATGGCGACGTTCATTTCTGTCCCGCTGAAGAAGTCCTCCGAAGTGGACCTGGTGAAGCCGCTGTCCAAATACGTCACGTCCACCTACCCCGCGGGCGACGAGCAGGCGGAGTACATCCGCGCCGTGGAGGAGTTGAACAAGCTCCGCAGGAACGCGCTGGGGAGGCCGCTGGACAAACATGAAAGCTCCCTGGAGATCCTGCTCAG ATATTACGACCAGCTGTGCGCCGTGGAGCCCAAGTTTCCCTTCAGTGAAAACCAG cTGTGCTTAACCTTCACATGGAAGGATGCCTTCGATAAAGGCTCGCTCTTTGGTGGCTCTGTCAAGCTGG CGTTGGCCAGTCTGGGCTATGAGAAGACGTGTGTGCTGTTCAATGCGGCGGCACTGGCCAGTCAGATTGCCTCCGAGCAGAACCTGGACAACGACGAGGGGCTGAAAAACGCCGCCAAATACTATCAG CTGGCCAGCGGCGCCTTTGGGCACATCAAGGACACGGTGCTGTCAGCACTCAACAGGGAGCCCACCATGGACATCGCCCCTGAAACAGTGGGCACCCTCAGCATCATCATGCTGGCCCAGGCCCAGGAGGTCTTCTTCCTCAAAGCCACTACAG ACAGGATGAAGGACGCCGTCATTGCCAAGCTGTCCAATCAGGCCGCAGAGTTCTACGGCGACGCCTTCAAGCAGTGTCAGTACAAAGACAACCTGCCCAAG tatttttattttcaggaAGTGTTGCCGGTCCTGGCGGCCAAGCACTGCATCATGCAGGCCAACGCCGAGCTGCACCAGAGCATCATTGCCAAGCAGAAGAAGCGCTTCGGGGAGGAGATCGCCCGCCTAGAG CATGCAGCAGAGCTGGTGAAGACGGTGGCGACGCGCTACGACGAGTACGTGAGCGTCAAAGACCTGACGGACAAAATCAACCGAGCCCTCACTGCCGCCAAGAAGGACAACGACTTCATCTACCACGACCGCGTGCCCGAGGTCAAAGACCTGGAGCACATCGGGAAGGCAGCGTTGGTCAAGGCCACTGCCATCACACCGCCGCTCAGCCAGAAATTCGCAG ATGTGTTTGAGAAGATGGTTCCCATGGCGGTGCAGCAGTCCATTGGTGTGTACGGCCAGCGGAAGGCAGACACGGTCAACAGACTGGTGGGCACCATGAGGGAAGCCACCAATCTCTGCAACGG CGTGTTGGCGTCCCTCAACCTGCCGGCAGCTCTGGAGGATCTATCAGGAGACGCCGTCCCGCAGTCCATCGCTGAGAAATCCAGATCCATCGTGCAGCAGGGGGGGCTGCAGAGCATCGAGCAGCTGATCAAAGATTTGCCTGAGCTGTTGACCCGCAACAGAGAGATTCTGGATGAG GCGCTGAAGATGCTGGATGATGAAGAGACAACAGACAACGAGCTGAGAGCCAAATTCAACCAGCGCTGGAACAGGACCCCCTCTGGAGACCTCTACAAGCCTCTCCGTGCAG AGGGCACCAACTTCCGCAGCGTCCTGGACAAGGCAATGCAGGCGGACCAGGTGGTGAAAGACCGCTACAACACCCACTGTGAAATGATCGCTCTGCTGTGCAAACCCGAGAGTGAGCTCCACGCCGCCCTGCCATCCGCCAACCCCACCAAGACACTGCAGGGCAGCGAG GTCGTGAACGTGCTGCGCTCTCAGCTGACCCAGCTGGACGACGTGAAGAAGGAGCGCGAGGCTCTGGAGGCAGAGATCAAGGGGGTGGTGTTTGACATGTCCACCACCTTCCTGACGGCGCTCGCCAAGGACGGTGCCATCAATGAGGAGCAGCTGTCGGTATCGCAGCTCGATCAGCTCTATGGCGAACACAACCAGAGAGTGCAGGCTAGCCTCCGCAAGCAGGAGGAGCTGCTGGGGCAGATTCAG ACATCCCATCAGGAATTCAGCAGCCTGAAGCAGTCCAACACGGAGGCCAACCAGAGGGAGGAGGTCCTAAAGAAGCTGGCCTCGGCCCACGACAGCTATGTGGAGATCAGCAGCAATCTGCGCGAGGGCACCAAG TTCTACAACGACCTGACTGAGATCCTGCTCAAGTTCCAGAACAAATGCTGCGACATTGTTTTTGCTCGCAAGACCGAGCGGGATGAACTTCTCAA GGAGCTACAGCAGAGTATCGCCCGGGAGCCCAGCGCCCCCTCTTTTAACGTCCCCGCCTATCAGAGTTCCCCCGCCATACCCCCAGGCGGCCCCACTCCGGCACCCAGGACCGTATTT ACCCAGCAGACGCCCCAGCAGACGCCCCAGCAGACCCAGGCAAAGTCTCAACCCCCGGCCAGGCCCCCTCCACCCAGCTTCACGCCACAGCCCGCCTCCCCCATCCCACCTGCGGGCACGCCCACCAGCAACCCGCCGGCGGTGGCCCCGCCCTCCCAAGCCCAGGGACCCCCTTACCCAACCTACCAGGGGTACCCACA GTACTTCCAGATGCCGATGGGCTACAACCCGTATGCCTACGGCCAGTACAATGTGCCCTACATGCCCTACCAGGCTACTCCAGGCCAGGCGGGCTATCCGGGCGGCCCCCCACCCGCACAGGGCTACCCCGGCTACCCCCCGCAACcctcccagcagcagcagcagccctaCTTCCCTCAGCAATAA